In Vicia villosa cultivar HV-30 ecotype Madison, WI linkage group LG7, Vvil1.0, whole genome shotgun sequence, the DNA window TATTGTCCGTGAGTATGGAGCTGAAGGATACCCTTTCACATCACAAAGGGTACAAGAATTGAAAGATCGAGAAGAGGAAGCTAAGAGAAACCAGACCTTGAAGTCGGTATTGGTCTCGAGTTCTCGAGACTTTGTGATATCGGCGGATGGAAAAAAAGTAAGCTAGTAACATCACTATGTATGATATAGTTGTTGTTTATGTAGAAAAAATTGCTCCTTTTCAATTTATTTACAAAGTTCAAATCAATATTAACTATGGTTTTGGTCAGTATTACCCTTAGTTATTTATCGTAGATGAAGAAATGAGATAAGAAATGGTTGATAATATAGTAGTTTCTTTGTTAATACAACTCAGTGGTTCATTAACTAATCTATCTTTTCATGTACACACAGACACCTATCTCTGAGCTTGAAGGGAAGACGGTTGGTCTGTATTTTTGCGTGATTTCATACAGACCATGTACAGTATTTACTCAACAGCTTAAAGAGGTTTACAAGAAGCTGAAGGAAAATGGGGAGAATTTTGAGGTTGTGTTTATAcctcttgatgaagatgaagagtcATTCCAGAAAGAATTAGAAAGTTTACCTTGGGTATCCTTGCCTCTCAAGGACAAAACCTGCGCGAAACTAATTCAGTACTTTGAGTTATCAGAACTCCCCACCTTGGTTATTATTGGGCCAGATGGGAAAACTCTTCATACTAATGTTGTTGAAGCCATTGGCGATCACGGGATCGATGCATATCCATTCACTCCTGAGAAGTTTGGTGAGCTAGAAGAATTAGCAAAGGCCAAGGAGGCAGCTCAAACACTTGAGTCATTTTTGGTGTCTGGGGATCAGGATTTTGTTATTAAGAATGGCGGGGAGAAGGTAAAACTTGTTatgatataaattttattaactatgttgaaTGATTCTCTCATTTAATCTGATATTAACATTTTGTCATTTATTAACATTTCAGATTCCAGTGTTAGAATTAAAGGGGAAGACCGTCCTCCTCTACTTCTCAGCCCAATGGTGTCCTCCATGCCGAGCATTTCTTCCAAAGCTCATTGAGGCATACCATAAGATTAAGGCACAAGACAATGCTGCACTAGAAGTCGTTTTCATCTCAAGTGACAGGGATCAAGACTCCTTTGATAAATTCTTTACGGAAATGCCATGGCTGGCACTTCCCTTTGGTGACTCAAGGAAAGAATTGCTGAGTCGCAAATTCAAGGTATCTGGCATCCCCAAGCTCGTGGCAATCGGACCAAGTGGCCGGACTGTCACGCATGAAGCTCGAGATCTGGTTGGGCTTTATGGGGCAGATGCTTATCCCTTCACTGAGGAGAGAATAAAAGAAATAGAGGCACATAAAGATGAAATTGCAAAGGGGTGGCCTGAGAAGGTGACGCACAACACACATGAGCATGAGCTTATATTGTCGCGCCGCAGGGTTTATTACTGTGATGGTTGCGATGAGGAGGGACGTGATTGGGCATACTTCTGTGAAGACTGTGACTTTGATCTCCATCCAAATTGTGCACTGGgagacaaagaaaacataaatggTGCCAAGGAAGAAGAGAAGCCCCAAAATGGATGGGTTTGTGATGGAGATGTCTGCACCAAAGCCTGAAAACTGCTTTTGTTATATTTTGGTGATTACTGTTATTATCTACATGTGATGGTAGTTTTAATATGTGTATTGGGAGTTGTATAAAATAATTTGAACCTAGAGATATTAGGGTGTGGTTGGTAATGTTTAATGTGTGCTTAAATCTTGTGCAAGAAACAGCAGGCCAAAAATTATGATTATTCTGCTTCTCCTTTTACCTTTATGTTTTGAAAAGTCTACTTGAAATGTTCTACATAGTCCTGTGATTAATCCCAGAAAATGTAGCGGAGGTTTGACATTTGAATTTATGATGTCCCTCATCTTATCTAAGATAATTTTTGATATGTCTACTTCTTGATTGATTAGGATATACCAAATAAGTTAGCATGTACGGAGGGTGTTAAAAAGTTGTGGATTTTTGGGTGTGACATTGTGAAAGATTAAGGTTATCCACATTTGAGTTGCTATGGTGAAGTTAGGTCTCCTAAATCGGATAGGCCTTCCGTCTCTGCCTAATTATTTGTAGGGGTGCAAAGCGGACGGTCTGTCTCATTTTGGTCTGTTCCGTTTAAGTCCGTCCAAAATCAGGGCGGACCAACTTAGGTGTCTGAGTTCAAAAGTCAAGTCCATCCTGGTTACTTACGGGTTGACAGACTGGCtgcaaatttttttaattatattttacaaTTTGATCATAGTTTACAAATTTCTTAATTATTACTAAAGAGGTcgataaaagatttttttttaacaacGCACAATAGAATTTCAATATGTCTTAAAGAtcaattacaacaacaaaaaaatgaaataaactcAAGCATAATAAGAAAAGGTATCATTCAACAACAAAATATATTGGTTTCCACTTGTCTAGAGAGAAGTCAGTCTATCTCTCTCTAAACTTATAATGTCTTTTCCCCTCTCCCTCTTTCCCTCCGTTTAGGGTTTAGCGGCGGCGGCTCTCCTCCCAGATTCATCTGGTTTACCCGTTTCCACCTCGTTGGTGGtctttctcttgttttttccTCCGTCTTTTCGGAGCCTATCATCTTTCGTCGCCTTCACTGCGTGCTGGCCCTGTCTCTATCTCCACTTGGAACCCTTTCCAATGGAGAGTTGGAAGAACATTCCATTATctaaagaagaggaagaaggagtTGTAGCGGCAGAAGATGAGATTAATGGAGATGAAATTTTTCAGAGAACCTTGGCTGGGAAACTCTGGACTGACAACAGCTTCAATTCGAGGGCATTTACAAGTACAATGATTAGTGCTTGGAAACTTATGAACCCAGTTGAAACTCAGGAGCTCAACAAAAATCTGTTTCTCTTTCGGTTCTCTACAAAGAGAGATCTAGAGACTGTGTTGCGAAATGGACCATGGAGCTTTGACCGAAACTTGTTGGTTCTAGTTCGAATTTCTGGAGAAGAACAACCTTCTGCACTGAATATGCACTTTGGAGTCTTCTGGGTTCGGATCTACGAACTCCCTTTGATACTCAGAACAGAAGCTATGGAGAAAAAGATTGGTGGCATCATTGGAGATTTCGAAGAGATGGATCAGAAAGAAGCACATAAAAACGGTTGGTTCCTCCGTGTCAAAGTGAAAATGGATTTAAAACAGCCGCTGAAAAGAGGCACGGTGGTGAAGTTCAAGGACAAGACTCTGAGGGTCCATTTTAAATATGAGCGTCTACCTACTTTTTGCTTTGTCTGCGGTAGGATTGGGCACCAGTTAAAGGATTGTGAAGCCCTGGGTGACATCAGTGAAGAGGGATTTGAAGATATTGAAGAGCAGGACCTGTCCTTTGGTCTTTGGCTCAGGGCCTCTCCTCTGCCCAGAACAACGGAAGAACAGCAACAGAAAGATTCAAGCTCAGGAACGTGTAGCAGGAGCCTTTTCAACATTTCTTCTTCTCAAAGTAAATGCGGTTCAAAAGGCAAAGAGAAGGATGATGAGGCTGAAGTGGAGCAGCAGCCAGTCAGAGAAATTACGAACACGGAAGGAAAAAAGGAAGCTGAGGGAGCGAAACAAATCTGTAACCTTGCGATGGAATCAGTAGCAGAGTCTCTTGGTGCGGTTGATATCTCCAAACTAACGTTGAACACAAGGATTAGCCAACAAGGgattacaaaaaagaaaaagtggACAAGGAGGAAATCAGTGAAAAAAGTAATTCAGGAGAAAATTAAGAACAAAGAAGCCGAGTCTAGTAAGAGGCAACTTATTGAGGTCATGATCACCGAAGGCTCCCTGGAAGATTGAGGGGAGAAGAAGCGGAGACAGGAGAAGGATGGCGAAGCTGCGACAAACAACGGACCAGAGGTAGTGTTGGAGACCCAACATTACCTACCCCAATGAAAATCATTAGCTGGAACTGCAGGGGTCTAGGGAACCCCCGTGCAGTTCGAGCCTTGCTAAGGCTCCTCTGTTTGGAAAACCCCTCTATCGTGTTTCTCATGGAAACACGccttaagattgatgagatgcaGGTAATAAAGGTAAAATGTGGTTTTGATTCGGGCTTGGCAGTAGATTGTTCTGGCAGCAATAGAATGAGAAGTGGCGGAATAGCTCTATTTTGGAAGGAGAATATGAATTTGTCCATCATGTCCTATTCTCTGAATCACATTTGTGGGCTGGTTGAAGACGATTCGGCGGATGAGCCTTGGACTTTCAATGGGATCTATGGCTTTCCAgaagaacaaaagaaaagaaacacatgGGAGCTGGTTAGGGAGTTGAGTCAAAAGAGTAGCGAGAGAGCACTGTTTGTTGGGGATTTTAATGATACCCTCTTTTAAAATGAGAAGCAAGGTGGTAATCCTAGATCCTCTGGTCAGCTTTCTTAGGGGCATAATACCTTGGATATTACGGGTCTTATGGATCTAGGTTTCGAAGGATATCCCTTTACGTGGACCAATGGGCGGGAAGGAGAAGCTAACATACAATGTCGTCTTGACAGGGGCCTAGAAACAGATGGCTTCACTAACTTTTTTGCTCCGGTGAAGGTTTTCCATTTGGCTCGATATAATTCTGATCATGCAGCTGTTAGAATTGATTTAGAAGCTACTGTTGGAACTCAAGACAAGAGAAGGCATCATATTTTCAGGTTCGAAGAGGCTTGGTCCAAGGACCCAAAATGTGAGCAAATTATCCACCGATTGTGGAACAGACAGTCACAGTGAAATCTCAAGTTCTTAGCCATGAAAAACTTGGAGGGTGAATTCCAGGAGTACAAATTGGCCTCGGTGGGAAAGGAGATTAAAAGAATCGAAGGAAAACTTGAGGAGAATGGTGTGTGGTCCGGGAAGAAGGAAGACATTGAGACTTATCGGGCATTGGAGCAACAACGAAACAAACTTCTCCAAACGGAGGAAACCATGTGGAGACAACGAAGTCGTGCGGTCTGGCTTAAACAGGGTGATCGAAACACTAAGTTTTTCCACTGCAAAGCTAACCAAAGAAGAAATACAAACTCCATCAAGAAGCTTAGGGATAAAGCTGGCTGCTGGTGGAAGGGAGATGACCATTGTGAGCGTATACTGGCTGACTATTTTACAAACATCTTTACTTCTTCCGCCCCCACTAATTTCCAGGAGGTTTGTTCTGTGGTTGAAGGTAAGCTCGATTCGAATAGCTTCAACTGGTGCCAAGCTGCGTTTACCAGCGAGGAAGTCAAGACTACTATTGATGAGATGCATCCGCTCAAGGCACCTGGGCCTGATGGGCTACCGACCCTGTTCTTTCAAAAATATTGGAAAATCGTTGGTTTTGACGTAAACAGAATGGTTCTGGACATTTTGAATGAGGAGAAGGACCCTAGAGATATCAATAACACTTTCATCACCCTCATACCTAAGTGCAAGAATCCAAAGACTCCAAAAGATTTTCGCCCGATAAGTCTTTGCAATGTTATAATGAAGATCGTGACCAAGACAATTGCTAATAGGATCAAGAGGATTCTCCCGGAAATTGTCGAGAAAGAACAGAGCGATTTTGTGCACGGTAGACTAATAACTGATAATGCTCTGGTTGCTATGGAATGCTTCCATTGGATGAAGcagaagacaaaaggaaagaaaggtGTTATGGCCCTCAAGCTTGATATGTCAAAGGCTTACGAGAGACTGGAGTGGGATTTCATCATTGGTTCGCTCAAAGCCATGGGATTTCCCGAGAAGATGATCTCCCTCATTCACCGTTGCATCTCTACTGTTTCCTACCAGATACTCATCAATGGGCAGCCTAGCAGAATTCTGACTCCGGAACGGGGTCTCCGTCAAGGAGACCCCCTGTCTCCttacttatttattttgtgttctgatgTGTTTTCAGGTCTGTTAAAGCAATCAAGCAGAAACAAAAGCCTCCATGGTGTCAAGGTGTCTAGAAAAGCCCCTACCATTACTCATCTCTTCTTTGCTGATGACAGCTTATTATTTACAAGAGCGAGCAAGACTGAAGGCTTGGCTGTTATGCAAATTCTGCGGAGATACCAGGAAGCATTGGGACAAGTGGTCAACTTAGAGAAGTCCGAAGCGTCATATAGTTGAAATGTGCGTGATGATGTCAAGAGTATGATCCAAAACCGGATTCAAATAAAGACTGTGGCGAGACACTCTAAATACCTAGGGCTCCCGGTTATTTTTGGTAGGTCGAAGAAGGAGATTTTCAAGCTTGTGATTGAAAGGGTGTGGAAGAAACTCAAAGGGTGGAAAGAGAAGTTTCTGTCAAGATCGGGGAAAGAGGTTCTTATCAAAGCGGTTGCTCAGGCTATACCCAATTATATCATGAGTTGTTATAGGCTTCCAACAGGTGTGTGCCAGGAGATTGAAAGCATGTTGGCCAAGTTTTGGTGGGGTTCAAAGAATGGGGATCGCAAAATTCATTGGATGTCGTGGGATAAATTGGCGTGCGCGAAAGGAATTGGAGGGATGGGCTTTAGGGGAGTTTGAAATTTCAATCTCAGTCTTTTGGGAAAGCATTTCTGGCGCCTGCTGAAAGTGGATAACTCTCTGTTTGCAAGAGTTTTCAAAAGCCGATATTATCCCAATTGTTCCATTGAAGATGCTTCGCTTGGTTACAGCCCTAGTTACGCCTGGAGAAGCATACTGAGTGCCAAAGATTGTGTCACTAATGGTATTTCATGGAGGATAGGTACTGGATCCAAAGTGAGGGTGTGGAAGGACAAATGGATCCCAGGTATTGTGGGGTGCCTGCCCTTCTCTCAAGACAGTAGTGTGAG includes these proteins:
- the LOC131620539 gene encoding probable nucleoredoxin 1; its protein translation is MADSVDVTHDFHSILSSPDRDFLIRNNGDQVKIDSLKGKKLGFYFSASWCGPCQRFTPALVEVYNELSPKGDFEVVFLSADEDDEEFQSYFSKMPWLAVPYSDSETRSRLDDLFHVNGIPHLVLLDETGKVVAEDGVDIVREYGAEGYPFTSQRVQELKDREEEAKRNQTLKSVLVSSSRDFVISADGKKTPISELEGKTVGLYFCVISYRPCTVFTQQLKEVYKKLKENGENFEVVFIPLDEDEESFQKELESLPWVSLPLKDKTCAKLIQYFELSELPTLVIIGPDGKTLHTNVVEAIGDHGIDAYPFTPEKFGELEELAKAKEAAQTLESFLVSGDQDFVIKNGGEKIPVLELKGKTVLLYFSAQWCPPCRAFLPKLIEAYHKIKAQDNAALEVVFISSDRDQDSFDKFFTEMPWLALPFGDSRKELLSRKFKVSGIPKLVAIGPSGRTVTHEARDLVGLYGADAYPFTEERIKEIEAHKDEIAKGWPEKVTHNTHEHELILSRRRVYYCDGCDEEGRDWAYFCEDCDFDLHPNCALGDKENINGAKEEEKPQNGWVCDGDVCTKA
- the LOC131619008 gene encoding uncharacterized protein LOC131619008, with translation MESWKNIPLSKEEEEGVVAAEDEINGDEIFQRTLAGKLWTDNSFNSRAFTSTMISAWKLMNPVETQELNKNLFLFRFSTKRDLETVLRNGPWSFDRNLLVLVRISGEEQPSALNMHFGVFWVRIYELPLILRTEAMEKKIGGIIGDFEEMDQKEAHKNGWFLRVKVKMDLKQPLKRGTVVKFKDKTLRVHFKYERLPTFCFVCGRIGHQLKDCEALGDISEEGFEDIEEQDLSFGLWLRASPLPRTTEEQQQKDSSSGTCSRSLFNISSSQSKCGSKGKEKDDEAEVEQQPVREITNTEGKKEAEGAKQICNLAMESVAESLGAVDISKLTLNTRISQQGITKKKKWTRRKSVKKVIQEKIKNKEAESSKRQLIEVMITEGSLED